TGACAATCTGAGCTTTTTTCAACCTTTTAACTAGATAAGTTACGCCCTTATCCGTTTTATGCAAGTCGGCGATGACAATGACGAACCTACCATGATCAACTTTATAATATGCGAAATATTCGATTGTCGCATTTAGCTCATTTAAAATATTTAAAAAGGATATTAGAGAGCTAGAATCTTCAGATACTTCAGCTATAATCCCTATGGGCATTTTTTCCTTGGCATTATAACGAAAAACTAAAGGAATTATAAAGGGAATATAATCATTTTCAGAATTCTTTTCGCGTCCGTATTCTAGGTCATGTTCATAATCTAGGTTTCTAATTACGAACGCACCTCAAATATTTGAGATACACACTTTTATAGAGGGCAGCCTCTATTTATATGTATCTGGAGGATTAAGGCTTGTGAAAATAAGTAAATTCCTAAAAAACCCGACTGTTAAACTGCTTTTATATATTTTCGAAAATGGACACACGAGGCATAGAGACTTAAATATGGTTATAGAAAGTAGAGGGACATTATCTGTTTCTCTTAACGAGCTTATGCATGACGGGCTTGTGCAAAGACTTGTAAAAACTGATAAAAAACCTATTGAAAGCTATTATTTTCTAACAGAAAAGGGGGAAAAAGTTGCTTATATCATTAAAAGTCTTATTGAGATTTTCGAGCATATATAAAGTAAAGGATTAAATTTTTTAAATTTTAACCTAAAAAATAAAAAATGTAAAAGTTTACCAGTAGGAGTAGCTGCCTTTCGGTATTTGATCTCCTACTTTACCAGCAATTTTTATACTTGGCTTTATCGTTGGTTTTCCAGGCTCCCACTGTGCTGGAGTTACTTCATCTGGAATAATTAAAAAATATACTGTTGAAGTAGATTTGCGTAAGCTAGGCTATCAGGTTAAGGCTATAATAGGTGTGGATACGGCACCGGAATGCTATATTTCAACCATTGAAAAACTGAAAAATATGGACGAAGTAGTTAGTTTATATTCGGCTAGCGGAGACCACATGATCATAGCTGAATGCTGGTTTAAAAGCTCGGACGACTTAGCCGCTTTTATTAAAACTTTGGAAAAAATGTAAGGTATCATTAAAATATGCCCAGCCGTTATTCTGGAAAAGACAAAATGAAAAATTAAGAAGGCTTCTATAGGCGTTTATAAAGTATAAACCTTCTACTTTACGGGATTAGTGAAAGAGCATGGAACGACGCATACGCATTTACCGCATACATCCGTTACGCCGAGATCAGGATAGCGCTTATCATTGCTAAGACATGTTTCGTAGCATTTTCGCCTATCAAAGGAATCTTTTTTTCAAAGCTCCGAAAACGCACTTTTTAACGCATTCCATGCAGCTTCCGTTAAAAAAGTATAGACAAAACTCTTTTTCAGGTCTTTTGGTAGGCTCTATTTTAGCGCTTGTAATTAAGCTTCCCAATCTGCCACAGCATCCTTTATCAGTTATCAACATTCTATGAAGCCCGAACTTCCCCAATCCAGCGATAAAAGCTATATGTTTATGAGACCAGTCGCTTACAAGCTTCTCCTCGTCAAAATTGTGGGTTGGAGGTAGTATCGCCACGTCATATCCTCTATCTTCCAGAGCCTCGGCCAAAGCCTTATTCAGCTCTGTAATTAATTTATTCGTCTCAACGTATGCGATGGCCCACTCTCTAGAAGCATACACGCCGCTAATATTGCTGTAAGCAATGCTTTCATCGAAAGGTATGAAATAGGTGATTACTGTTTCAGCATTTTCCAATAGCTCTTTTGGTAAGCTATGTGTTTCGCTGACTACCTTTTTCAACTTGAAAAAAAGAGGATCATGAGCGTTTGCAAAAGCTACGACGGGTTTTCTCCAGCCAGTAGCAGTGTCCTCTATTCTTTGATAATTTAGAACAAAATCGATGATAAACTTTTGAACGAAAGCCTTCATAAATTAAAAATAATTAAGGAAAGTAAAAAACTTGGCGGGTTTTATATCAAATCAAAATCTGCAACCTTAAACCTTTGCGAGACGGTCGGGCTTATCTGAACGCTTGTTGTATTGTTGTCTTCATTACTTTCAGCGATGTTATTGTCAGGATCTACGGTAGCTCCAACTGTATGCGTGCCATAAGTCGTTTCATACTCCAGCAATAAAGTATAGTTGAACGATTCTCCACTCTCTAAACCACCAGCATAGGTATATTGGCCTATGACGTTACTAGGATCGTCAACCCATACGTAAACAACGATATTTCCAGGCGATTCTCCAAGGCCAAAATTGGACACTGTAAAATTAACACAGTTTATCACCATGTAGCTGTATTCTCCAACATAAGTTTTGTAGCATACTTTCAAATAAGAGACGACAAGGTCAGGTAGAGGCTTCTCAACCACTACTACGTACATCGAGTGGACGTTATTCGTCTCGTTATGTTCCCTAACCGTATTATATGGATCGACGGTAGCGGTTAACAGGTACAATCCCGGAGCGCTAAAATCTATGAAGAAAGTCACGTTTACCTTGCCTCCAGCTGGTACGAGTACGACTCCGCTTTCAAAGCTTCTACCATCGGATATATTAAGCCAGACTAGAGTGCTTGCTTCAACTTCGCCGTAGTTTGTAATCGTAGCCTCAAATCTGTATAAAGTATTAGTGAAAAGCTGTTGTGGTCCTATGAGTTCAACGCCGAAATCTGGAAGTTTTTCTTTTTCTAAAACTTCTATCTCTACTTTCTTTTCGTTGTTATTCTCATTTTCTTCTACCACTACATTCTCATAATCAGCTATTGCCTTCACAGTATACTTGCCCGACTCTTTAAAATGATACTCAAACTCGATAGTCTTGTTTTTCCACGGCTTGAGTTTATCAATCTTGAAATCTTTTTCAAAGAAAACTGGAGCAGTCATCGCTTCAGCTTTCCCGAGGATCAGAATTTTTACGTCGAAGTTTTTCGCAAGGCAAGGTCCAGAATTTTCGATTACAACTTTAAACTTTACCTTCGTACAAGCCTTTATTTTTTCCGGAGAATATGAAATATTTTTAATTTTCAAATCCGGAGCATATATTTCAGCTTCAAAACTTCCCCTATTGTTATCGTAGAAAACTTCTTCTATTTTCTTTTCTTCATTAACCACGGCTTCTATCTTTACCTTCCCTTTCTTCTTAAAAGTATATTTGAATTCTATTTTAGCTTCTTCGTTAGGCTTTAATTCAGCATTTAAAGTTTTCTCACCAACAAACTTGCCATCCACGTAAAGCTTCACAGACGGTTTTTTCGCCGCAGCCCATCCAACGTTTCTTATAGTAACGGCTATTGGAACTTCCTCGTTTGCACAAGCATAAAAAGGCGCGTAAATATAAGAGAAAATAACAGATTTAACCACTAAATCGGGTTTCTGAGGCGGCTTACCAAGCTGCGGAGTATCGCTGAACTTGCCCCATCTAGTTTTTTGCTCATTCTCGTCTGCTTTCACGGCTTCCTTAAAAGCTTCATCCCACCCCTCAGCAGTCAACTTGGTTAGTTTCTGTACAAAATAGTGTTCGAAAATGCTCCACCTATTTTTTAACCCCATAGCTTTCTTGTCTTCATCGGCAGCCGTAGCAATTCTATCAACAACTCCCTCCAAATTTTTTATAAAGCCGCCACCGAAGCACTGTCCCATCTCCATAAAGATATGTATTCCCTTGTCATGTAATTTTTTAAGCATCTGGGCCAGCTCATAATCCCATAAATCCTCGCCATTGTAGAGGCAGATTGATTCGTGAAAAGTATATTCATCATTTTTATCTCCATCGTTGTTTAAATCAATCCCGTCATCGTTTTTATTAATGATTTTATCTCCGTTTTTATCCTCGCCTATAACACGCCAATTACCAGCTGAATCTTTGATAAAAATCTTGAATTTACCATCTTTATACTCTATCTTATATTCTTTCTCCCCATCAAGTTTAAGCTTAAACTCTTGAGAGTAATGAACAACATCAGTAAAATCATTTTTATCAAATTTTAAATTGTTTCCAGGATTATTATCCATATCAATTCCAAGCTCTTTCTCGCTTATCTTACCATCTCCATCCTCATCTTTACCAGCAGCTACTAATTTCCACTTTCCCCCCTCAAACTTCCAAACTTTATACGTCTTTGTATGCTCCACATAATCTACTGCCCATCTCACGCCAGCATACGTGTACTCCTTACCTTTTGCTTCTAAATCCCTGCAATCTACTGTTAAATCTTTTTCCTTGCATCTTTTCCCTGGATCTCCATTCTTAGGGTCGAACGGGTCAGGTTTTTTACTAGGATCGTAGGGCTTGATTTTATAGCTTCCCCATCCATCTCCCTGCTCCGGATCATAGCCATAACCATGGTCGGTTACAAAAATATATAGAGTGCAGCAGGGATCCATCTCCTTAAGATACTCGTCTATTAATTTTTTGATGTTTTCTTTTGTCGCGCTATATTTGACATCTATTTTCTTGCCGTTTATTGTAAAATCGTTTCCGTCATAGTATATTATCGTTATTTGTTTGTCTTTGAAACCGAGGCTTTTCATTTTTTCATATTTCTCTTTTATGTTTCTCTTGTATCTTGGATGGTTATTGTGTTTATCAACGCCTCCGCTTATTATCAAGACTCTATCACAGTCCTTGACCTTACCCTGTAAAACTTGTAAAAAGTCGGCTGATTTAAAGCTCTCAGTATAGGCGATGCTTGAATACTCTGTCTCTGAGACTATCGAATACTCTTCAACTGTAATCAGGGGAACTTCGTATAGGCTTGGCCCACCGTAAACCTCCGTATACTTCTTAACTACTCCTGATACTTGAATTATATAACCATCATACTCTTCAGATGGAACATTTCCGTCTAGCCTTATCCAGATACCGTACAATAGTGGCTCGTCGAGAAGTAGGCGTTTATAATCTAATATTAGAAAAGAGGCGTTATCCTCGCCATAGTATTTGCCATGACCAAAATAACCGGCGACCGTTACTTTCTTGCCCAAATATTTGTCTAGGTCATAGTTTAAGGCTATGATGCTTACCTTCTCGTATTCGGGCGCTAACTCTATAATTTCCTCATGTTGCATTATATAGTAAAAATATGCCGCTCCTCCAAGCAATAAAAGGAATGTAACAATAATTAGCAAAAGTAATATTTTCAATATTTCACCTATAATTATAATGGCTAAATATATATTTTAAATTTTTCTTAACAGTCAAATATTTTTCAATCATATTAGTATCAGATTTGAGCATTTTTACTTAATTTTAAAGAAAATAATGACTGTACAAGGAACAACCAGCCGATACGGTTAAAATCATATAGCGACTTTAATAAATGTGAAGAAAATAATGTCGATTATTGACGATAAAAGATACCTAACCTTTTTTTGAAGTCCATCGCAGTTATTATTATCTCAAAAACCGCATAATACGACTATTATTTTTCAATTAAGATTTTCTACTATATCGGATTTTCAGCCTTCATTTTAGTTCCAGTTATGCGTGATAAGGAATTTTGATAAAATACTTTAAAGTATGAGAACAGCTTTTTCTAATAATCATGCTGTTACTCATTTTGTTTATCTTGCTTAAGCTACGCGAAGCGTGAAGCCAAACCAGATCATGTCAAAAGATTTCAATCTCTGAGTTTTATCATTATGTCCGGACGATCCGTGGCCAAGCCGTTTACCCCATAGGATTTTAGCCTTTTGCCAGTTTCTAGATCGTTTACAACCCATGGAATAACCATTAATTTAAGTTTTTTAGCGAAGGCTACAGCCTTTTCCGTCGCCATTCTATAAAATGGTAAAACCGCTAAAGCCCCAATTTTCTTAGCTAAGATTATGCCATCTCCTGGCTTGAAATATATCAAACCTGTATATGCATCTTTATTATATTCTTTAACTTTTAGCAGGTGATCTGATTCAAAAGATATGAAAAGTATTGACTTCCAAGCATTCATGGAATCAACAATTTTAAGCACGGCGTCGATAGCGTCAGCCACTTTAAACTCTACAAACAATACTGCTTTACCGTGAACTTCTCTCAGCACTTCTTCGAAAAGCGGTATTTTCTCGCCTTTACCAGCGTCAAGCCTGCGCAATTCCTCGAGACTCATATCCTCTACTAAACCACTTCCATTAGTTGTTCGATCAACAGTATCATCGTGTATAATGACCGGATAGCCGTCTTTGGACGCTCTAACGTCTACTTCTACGGCATCAACTCCTATTTCTAGAGCTTTTCTTATTGAAAGAATAGTATTTTCGGGTTCTAAACCTTTGGCTCCTCTATGTCCAACAATGAAAAAATGTTCTCTTATTTCATCAATTATAGGCAAAGCAGACACCTAAATTTATGTGATTACTTGAGTTATATAAGTTATATTGACGACAATACTAATCAAAAAGTCAAACATTTGAAATTAACAAGCTATCTCGTAATCCTTATCTCCTGCATCTCCTCTAGATATTTTCTTCCACTGCCTTCAAGAAAATATTTCCGCGCAGGTTCGAGAAGCCTAGCTAGTTCCTCGGCAACTGCAAGCTTTAGATCGAGTGGATGAATTTTCTTCTCGGCATATGCGTTTTCCAATTCTTGGTAGGTGTTGAAAACGGATCTTTCACCTGTTTTCTTGTTGACTATCTCGAAGGGTTCTTTCCTATCTCTGAACAGTATATACCTGGTTATTTCAAGCACGGGGTTAAGCTCCGTCTCGCCCATCGGGCATAAAGCCTTCCTAATTTTTCTCATAATATCTTTCTCAGTGTCATGGATGAATATAGCTCCGAGAGGCTTAGATTTTGACATTTTAACGTCTATAACGCCCTCGACAAACAATTCTCTATTTCCAGTCCTCTTAGCTTCGAGTATCTTGTTCCTAGCCTCCTCGGTCAACTGCATGCCAGCAAGTAAGTGATGATGCACAGCTATTGGCTTATAGCCGAACTCCTTCTCGCCAACTTCTAAAGCTATGACGTGCGCTTTTCTCTGATCCATGCCGCCATGAGCGAGGTTTACCTCTAGAGTGAATATGTCGGCTACTTGCATCGGAATATACAGTAGCTGGGCGAAATCGAGAGCTTCCTCCATCTTCCTACCCATAATTGTAACGGATCTTCGCACTCTAGATAATGTGGTTTTCATTGATACTTTTATAATATTGTTTAAGTAGTCAAGTCCAACTTTCTCGTAAAGCTCGGAGCCCATCACGAAATGCACTTTGTCAGGATCTCCCCCCACGATTTTTAGTGAATATTTTAAAGCTTCTCTGAAATATCCTCCAGCAACTTTTTTGATAGTATCTAAGTCTCCTCCGAGCTTTTTATTGATCCAAGAGTGGTAATCTGCTAGGAAAATAGTTGTTTCAACGCCTGCCCTTTGGAAATCAGCAACTTTTTGCATACATATAAGACCTGTTCCGATGTGAACTAGCCCTGATATTTCGAAGCCAATATAATGTCTCATTTTCGCGTTTTCTTCAAGAAGCTTTTTCAACCTGGTTTCTGTTAAAATTTCTTCGGTGGGTTCCCTGGCTATCCAATGAAAGCTATCCATAGCATTATACATAATAAGAGAAATTCTAAAATTTTTGGTTTTACAATTAGATTGAAGTTCTAATCAATGTTCGAAGAACTTGATAATATATTGTTAGATCACGCTAGAAAAAGAAGCAAAAATTAAGAAAAAATCTATAAGCCCCCACCCAGGTTTTATCTAAAACTTATAAAGCCGGCTGGGAAAAGGAGATATGGCTTAAGATTCGACAAGTATTCGACGACGATGTAATGCTTCTAGGCAAAGACGCTGGCATGCATGGAAATGCCAACTCAAGATGGGTTTGTTTATGCGATCTACTCGACGGCTCCAAAATTTCCTCATGGGCATAAAATATTACGCTTACAGCTTTGCGCTAGCTGAAAAAGATGAAGTAAAATATGCACTAGTTGTCGACCTAGAAAATTTTGATATTTACAGAGCTGTTAAAGGAGAAGAAGCTACTCTCAACAGTGAAAAATTAGAAAGAATACGTGCTCGCCTCTCCTGTAGCCATGAACTAGCTATAGACAACGTCGAAATACCGGGCGGTTTCTACTTGGGCTGCATTGCCCTCCAGTTTTGCGCCTTGACGCGCGGAAGCTTTGATTTTCTCATAGGTAGAACGTGCAATATCGATATAGCAGCGGGCTATTTAATAGCTAGAGAAGCTGGAGTCGAGATCTTAGATTGGAATTTTAAACATACACATCTTCCCATTAGAGAAAGAAAAGAATTTCTGCTTTCAAAAATGAACTGTCTACAAACTATGTCATGATTAATTATTTTTTAAGTTGTATGGTATACGAAATATACGATATTTTATCGCATTTATGCGAAGATTAATAAACAACTTTAAACTTTTAACTTTTATGAGTACCGGCGAGTACATCATCCGTCAAGAAGGAGATGTTTACGCTTACGAAACAACCTTCTGGTCTCGAACTATAAGCACCAAGAAATTCGATCTCGAAGATTTTACCAAGTTTGTAGGTCAGCAAACTGCTAGAAGTTATCAAATCGGTTATCTCGTTCTCACAAACTATAACTTGTTTTTCGTAACTTCTGGACTTGCAACCGGTATACTTGCTCAAGAACTTGGAGAAAGAACTCCTTTTGGAATTGGAAGAAAAATATTTGCTTGGAAAAAGCTTTCGTTAAAAGAGGTATACCGTTACTATGAGAAAAACCCCGGTGGCGTTAAAATACCCTTAACCTCAATAGCCAGGGTAAAAAAGAGAAGTCCTATTTTAGGTCGTCCAGCCGCGATAGTTATATGGAGAAATAAAAGCGGATATAGAGGTATAACATTCTCCTTTAAAGGCTTTTTTGGAAGCCGTGACTGGCCAGAGGCTATTCTAAGACAGGCTAAAATCGCTAGAGGTCAGGCAGTTCCTCCACCGCCTCCGGCTCAGCCTCAAACTCCATTATGCCCACATTGCGGCAAACCCTTGACTTGGATACCGCAATATAAGAGATGGTATTGCTACAATTGCCAAAAATATGCTTAAACTAGAAAGTTGAAAGAAGATACATCAATATAATTGGAACTAGAGTAGAGATGATCCATCCATGCACTATAGCCACTAAGGCAACCTCGGAACCAGAAGTTTTCCTAATCAAGGGTAGCGTAGTATCCATAGACGTAGCGCCAGCCATGGAAACAGCCGCTATTTCTACATGCCTATAAAATAATGGGTAGAATATGAAGGTGAAAATCTCTCTCAGCACGTTCGCTAGGAAACCCAGCAAACCTGGATTAGAGCCTTGAAATTTTAGCAGTAAAGGTCCAGTTAACGAGTACCATCCCATTCCCAGAGAAGCTGCTAAGAATGTGAGCATTCCACGCTGGAAAATAAGAGCTATTAGAAGCCCGGCGAAAGCGCTGCCAGCGACGGTCGCTACTGCTAGCTTCGTAGATACTAGTATGAGCTTTTTAAGCCTTTTATAGTTGATACTCACTGCAAGGTCGTAACCTATGAAAAATAACATAACCATTAGAG
This DNA window, taken from Thermoproteales archaeon, encodes the following:
- a CDS encoding winged helix-turn-helix transcriptional regulator, with protein sequence MKISKFLKNPTVKLLLYIFENGHTRHRDLNMVIESRGTLSVSLNELMHDGLVQRLVKTDKKPIESYYFLTEKGEKVAYIIKSLIEIFEHI
- a CDS encoding Lrp/AsnC ligand binding domain-containing protein, translated to MRKLGYQVKAIIGVDTAPECYISTIEKLKNMDEVVSLYSASGDHMIIAECWFKSSDDLAAFIKTLEKM
- a CDS encoding glycerophosphodiester phosphodiesterase translates to MPIIDEIREHFFIVGHRGAKGLEPENTILSIRKALEIGVDAVEVDVRASKDGYPVIIHDDTVDRTTNGSGLVEDMSLEELRRLDAGKGEKIPLFEEVLREVHGKAVLFVEFKVADAIDAVLKIVDSMNAWKSILFISFESDHLLKVKEYNKDAYTGLIYFKPGDGIILAKKIGALAVLPFYRMATEKAVAFAKKLKLMVIPWVVNDLETGKRLKSYGVNGLATDRPDIMIKLRD
- a CDS encoding tyrosine--tRNA ligase, which produces MDSFHWIAREPTEEILTETRLKKLLEENAKMRHYIGFEISGLVHIGTGLICMQKVADFQRAGVETTIFLADYHSWINKKLGGDLDTIKKVAGGYFREALKYSLKIVGGDPDKVHFVMGSELYEKVGLDYLNNIIKVSMKTTLSRVRRSVTIMGRKMEEALDFAQLLYIPMQVADIFTLEVNLAHGGMDQRKAHVIALEVGEKEFGYKPIAVHHHLLAGMQLTEEARNKILEAKRTGNRELFVEGVIDVKMSKSKPLGAIFIHDTEKDIMRKIRKALCPMGETELNPVLEITRYILFRDRKEPFEIVNKKTGERSVFNTYQELENAYAEKKIHPLDLKLAVAEELARLLEPARKYFLEGSGRKYLEEMQEIRITR
- a CDS encoding lysine exporter LysO family protein, encoding MIHAVVLSFIVGVLAGIFLNLQLPEIFLDVTLMVMLFFIGYDLAVSINYKRLKKLILVSTKLAVATVAGSAFAGLLIALIFQRGMLTFLAASLGMGWYSLTGPLLLKFQGSNPGLLGFLANVLREIFTFIFYPLFYRHVEIAAVSMAGATSMDTTLPLIRKTSGSEVALVAIVHGWIISTLVPIILMYLLSTF